Below is a genomic region from Paraburkholderia phenazinium.
GTCGGGCGGCGCCGCGGGCGGCCTCCGCCGACCCGTTACAATAGCCAGATTTTCCGCGCGCGCCGCGCGCTCTTTCCTGCGTCGACATGAACCTCGTCATCCAAAGCCCCGCGCCGTTGTCCGCCGATCACCATAAGACGCTTATCGCGCTTGCGCGTGGCTCGCGCGCCACCGTCATCGATGCGTACGCCATCCGCATTGCCGACGCCAACCCCGCCCAGCGCGCCGATCTCGAGGTTTACTGCGACACGCACTCGCTGGACTTCGCGTTTGTCGAACCCAACCGGCACTTGCGCGACTTCGGCCTGGTGGCGATGGATATGGATTCGACGCTGATCACGATCGAATGCATCGACGAAATCGCCGATTTCTGCGGGCTGAAAGCCGAGGTCGCGGCGATCACCGAGGCGTCGATGCGCGGCGAAATCAAGGACTTCAACGAAAGCCTCACGCGCCGGGTAGCGCTGCTCAAGGGCCTCGACGCCAGCGCGCTGGAACGCGTGTACGACGAACGGCTGCGTCTCTCGCCGGGAGCTGAACAGATGCTCGCCGGGGCAAAGGCAGCGGGTCTGAAAACGTTGCTCGTGTCCGGCGGTTTCACGTTCTTCACGGACAGGCTGAAGGCCCGCCTGGGCCTCGATTTCTCGCACGCGAATACGCTCGAAATCGTCGACGGCAAACTGACCGGCAAAGTAACAGGCGAGATCGTGAACGCCGACGTCAAGGCGCGTACGCTGCGTGAGACCTGTGCCAAGCTAGGCATAGATCCGAACCGGGCGATCGCGATGGGCGACGGTTCGAACGACCTGAAAATGATGGCCGAGGCCGGGCTATCGGTCGCATTTCGTGCGAAGCCAGTGGTGCGCGAAGCGGCCAGCGTCGCGTTTAACCACGTTGGGCTGGATGGGGTGTTGCGGTTGTTTTGAGCTGCTTAAGACGTCGCAACGCGGTAAGTGCGGCGATTCTTAAAAAGAACGCTTCATTCTCAGCAAGCGATACCTAGGCCAACGTACTCAAACTCTGCTCGATATCCGCGCGCAGATCGGCCTCTTCCTCCAGCCCGATATAGAAGCGCACTAACGTGCCTTGATGCGGCCACTGCGCCGCCGTCCGCATCGAAGCGATGTCGTACGGCACCACGAGGCTGTGCGCCCCACCCCAGCTCCAGCCGATCGAAAACAGCTCGAGCGACTCGCAGAACGTGTCGATTTGCGCCGGCGTGTAGCGGCCGTCGAACACGACCGAAAACAGTCCGCCCGCGCCCGTGAAATCGCGTTCGTAGACCTCGTGTCCCGGACAATCGGCAAATGCCGGATGCAGCACCGCCGCAATCTCAGGACGTGTCTTCAGCCACTTCGCAAGCGCGAGCGCGCTGCGGTCATGCTGCTCGAAACGCACCCGCATGCTGGGCAGGCTGCGCAGAATCAGCGAGCAGTCGTCCGCGGAGACGCCGATGCCCATGCGCATGCGCGCCGCTTTCAGCTTCAGATGCACGTCACGATCCACCGTGATGGTCGCGCCCATCAGCACGTCGCCACCACCCGACTGATACTTGGTCAGCGCCTGAAGCGAGATATCGACACCATGATCGAACGGACGGAACGCCAGTCCAGCGGACCAGGTATTGTCGATTGCCGTGATGACGTTGCGGGCACGCGCTGCCGCAGTGATCGCCCGGATGTCGGGCACTTCCATCGTCACCGAGCCCGGCGCTTCGAGCCAGATCAGGCGCGTATTGGGCTGGATCAGGTCCGCAATCCCCGCGCCGATCAACGGGTCGTAATAACGTGCCGTAATGCCGAAATCGCGCGCCAGCCAATCGCCGTGCTCACGGTTCGGCGAATACACGTTGTCGGGGATCAGGACGTCGTCGCCCGCCTTGACGAGGCCAAAGTAGACGTTGGAGATCGCCGACAGTCCCGACGGCTGCAACAGCGCATGATTGCCGCCTTCGATCGCGGCGAGCCGCTGCGCCAGCACGAGGGAGGTCGGCGTCGCATGCAGGCCGTAGCGCCACTGGCCGTCGTTGCGCCAGTCGCACGCCCGCATCGCGGCGAGATCGGGAAACACGACCGTCGATGCGCGCGCCACCGGCACCGATAGCGATTCGAAGCCCGGTGTGACCTGGTCTTCAGCGCGCACGATGCGGGTTTGCAGGCTGCGCTTTGGTTTGGATTGAGTCATGGTGATTTCGCGTAGAGGCAAAACAGAACGGATAGCGCGTGCCGCAACACAGCGCCTAGTCGCCTGTCGACAGGTTGTTCACCCCGTTCACCGTATGCGCGCCACTCGGGGCTGCGGCAGCCGGAGCGGCGGGTGCGGCCGGGGTGGCAGCACCACCGCCAGCGGCCGGCGGCGCCGTTTGCGCAGTTGCAGCAGGAACAGGTTGTCCCGCAGCCAGCGGACGCAAGTCGAACGGCTGCGGATCCGAATCGTCGACATTCATCCGGTCGCCCGCCACCGAACCGTCGGCAGCAAACTTGCCAACCCAGTTGCCGGTGATATGGGTACCGTCGTTCGACTCTTCCACTTCGAGGGTATCGCCGTCGCGATCCCCCGCGATCAGGATCACTTCGCCCGTGTCGGTGTACTGATATTCACCATGCACGCCCGACGGATCGTCGGTCTTCGGTCCGAGGCGTAGCACGATCTGGCGCGAGCCAAGCGTGCCCACCAGGCGCGGAAACTTTGCAAACTCCGGGCTCGGCTTGAGCGGCAACTGGATCGGCGGCGGCGCGGCGAGCTCCTTGACCGCATCGCTTTGTGCCCAGACCTGGGCAGGCATCAAGACGCTCGCACCGGCCAGCAGCAGCATCGCCGCAGTACCGGAGACCCAGCCGCGCAAAGAGGCAGCATTCTTCATTGCTTTCGATTCCAGCATCGTTCCTTTCCTGTTGCACGAGGCGAGGCGCTACGCCTCGCGTCAAATCCGCTCGAAGATCGCCGCGATGCCCTGGCCGCCGCCGATGCACATCGTCACGAGCGCGTAACGCCCGCGAGTGCGCTGCAGTTCGTAGAGCGCCTTCACGGTAATCAGTGCGCCGGTCGCGCCGATCGGGTGGCCGAGCGAAATGCCGGAGCCGTTCGGATTGACCTTCGCGGGATCGAGTCCAAGTTCGTTGCTGACCGCGCACGCCTGCGCGGCAAATGCTTCGTTGGCTTCGATGACATCGAGATCGGCGACCGTCAGGCCGGCCCGTTCGAGCACCTTGCGGGTAGCCGGCACCGGGCCGATACCCATGTACGCCGGATCGACGCCCGCGTGCGCGTACGCGACCAGACGTGCCAATGGCTGCACACCGCGCTGCTCCGCGACGCTGCGCTCCATCAGGACAACCGCAGCGGCCGCGTCGTTGATACCGGACGCGTTGCCGGCAGTGACCGAGCCGTTTTCCTTCGCAAACACCGGCTTCAACTTCGCAAAGTCTTCCGCCGACGGATTCACGCGAACGTGTTCATCCTGTTCGAACACGACGTCACCCTTCTTCGATGCAATCGTGACCGGCAGAATCTGTTCCTTGAAATACCCGTTCGCGATAGCGTGGGCGGCACGACGATGCGATTCGAGCGCGAGCGCATCTTGGGCTTCACGCGTGATGCCGTATTTTTGCGCGACGTTCTCAGCCGTCACGCCCATGTGGATGCCCTGGAACGGATCGTTGAGGGCGCCCAGCATCATGTCGACGAGACGCGCATCGCCCATGCGCTGGCCGAAGCGCGCAGCGGGCATCACATACGGCGCGCGGCTCATGTTTTCTGCGCCGCCGCCGATGGCGATATCCGCATCGCCGAGCAGCACGCTCTGCGCGGCGGAGACGATCGCCTGCAGACCGGAACCGCACAAGCGGTTCACCGTCAACGCAGGCGTATGCTGCGCGACGCCGCCGTTCAACGCCGCGACGCGGGCCAGATACATATCCTTCGGTTCGGTGTGAACCACGTTGCCGAACACGACATGGCCCACTTCGTCGCCCGACACCTTCGCACGCGACAACACCTCACGCACCACGCGTGCGCCGAGATCGGTCGGCGAGAAGTCTTTGAGGCTGCCACCGAAGTCGCCAATTGCCGTCCGTACCCCGCTTATCACTACGACGTCCCGTTGCATTGCTCGCTCCTCCTACTCTCTGATTCACTGATGGTGATCTGGATTGCCACTATTTCAACGACGGTCGCGGACCGCCTGGTTCGTTGTCGTCGCGTCCAGGTGCTCTCGTGCAGATCACGCGCATACGTGCGAGAGAGACGCCTTAAACAGCCTCGGCCAACGCCTGCTCGACCACCGCACGATGGGGAATCGGCGCCACTGCGCCGTAGCCTTGCGTGGACAATGCCGCCGCCACGTTGGCATAGCGCGCCGCGGCAAACGGATCGTCACCCGCGACGATGCGGGCAATAAACGCACCGCCGAAACAATCGCCAGCACCGGTCGCATCGACGGCGTTCACGACGTGACCCGGCACGAGGCGGCGCTCATCCGGCGTGGCCACATAAGCGCCCTGCTTGCCGAGCTTGAGCGCTACCACGCGGGGCCCGAGCGCCAGCAGATAATCGACGATCTCGTCGCGGCCAGTGAGCCCCGTCAGCTCCGTGACATCGTCCCAGCTTGGGAGACAGATATCCGTGTAGCGAATCGCTTCGGCCATCACCGCACGCGCTCGCGCGAGCGGCCACAGCTTGAGACGCAGGTTGGTATCGAAACTGACACGCACACCGTTCGCGCGAGCGTGGCCGATGGCCGCGAGAGCAGCATCGCAGGCACTTACGCTGATGGCGAGACTGATGCCGGACAGATGCACCACCTGGGCCGCGGCAATCGCGTCAAGCGGCAAATCCCGTGGGGCGTAACGACTCGCGGCCGAACCGGCGCGCAGATAATCGAACTGATGCCCGTCCGGGCCGTGCGAGACAAAATAGACGCCGGTGGGCGCGTGGCTATCGACCTTCACCATCGACGTAGCGACCGACTCGCACTGCCACAGATCGAGCAGCAGACGCCCGAAATGATCGTCGCCGACTGCCGACACAAAGCCGGCCGTCGTACCCTGACGAGCAGCCGCGACGCAGAAGTTCGAGGTGTCGCCGCCAAACCCCTGCAGATAGTTCGGCTCGTCCTTCGACGCCTGGTTGAATTCGACCATTGCCTCGCCGAGCGCGAGGACTGCCGGGCTCGCGGACGTAGGCATGGCTTACACCTCGCCCCACAGATCGTGGCCATCCGCACCGCTGATCTTCACCGAGACAAAATCACCGACCTTGTAGCGCTTCGAGGCCTTGGTGGTGGGCGCGATATACACGACCCCGTCGATCTCCGGCGCATCCGCTGCCGTGCGGCCGATGCCGCCGTCGGTATTGATCTCATCGACCAGCACCTTCAGCGTCTTGCCGACCTTGCGGGCGATGCGCTTCGCCGACACTTCCTCGGCGACTTCCATGAAACGCGCGCGGCGTTCTTCACGCACTTCGTCGGGCAACGCACCGTCCAGTTCGTTGGCCGTGGCGCCCTCAACCGGCGAGTAAGCAAAGCAGCCAACCCGATCCAGTTCTGCTTCGCGGATGAAATCGAGCAGCGTCTGGAAATGCTCTTCGGTCTCACCAGGAAAGCCGGCGATGAACGTGCTGCGGATGGTCAGATCCGGGCACATCTCGCGCCATGCGCGCACGCGCTCAAGCACTTTTTCGGCATTGGCCGGGCGCTTCATACGCTTGAGCACTTCGGGATGCGCGTGCTGGAACGGTACATCGAGGTACGGCAGCACGTGGCCTTTGAACGGGCCTTCGGCCATCATCGGGATCACTTCGTCGACGCTTGGGTACGGATACACATAGTGCAGGCGCACCCAGGCGCCGTATTGCGCCGCCAGTTCGCCGAGTGCGCCGACGAGATCGGTCATGCGCGTCTTGATCGGCTTGCCGTTCCAGAAACCGGTGCGGTACTTCACGTCCACGCCATACGCACTCGTGTCCTGCGAAATCACCAGCAGTTCCTTCACACCGGACTTGAACAGGTTTTCAGCTTCAAGCATCACGTCAGCGACCGGACGCGACACGAGGTCGCCGCGCATGGACGGGATGATGCAGAACGTGCAGCGATGGTTGCAGCCTTCGGAAATCTTCAGATACGCGTAGTGGCGCGGCGTGAGTTTCACGCCCGCAGCGGGCACGAGATCCACGAACGGGTCGTGCGGCTTCGGCAGGTGGTTATGGACCGCCTGCATCACTTCGCCCAGCGCATGCGGACCGGTGACGGCCAGCACCTTCGGATGCACCTCTTCGATCAGGCCTGAGCCGCTCGCGCTCTTCTTCGCGCCGAGGCAACCGGTGACGATCACCTTGCCGTTTTCGGACAGCGCCTCGCCGATGGCGTCGAGGCTTTCCTGGACCGCTTCGTCGATGAAGCCGCAGGTGTTGACCACGACCAGATCGGCGCCGTCATAGGTCCCCGAGATCTCGTAGCCTTCGGCGCGCAGTTGCGTGATGATCTGCTCGGAGTCGACGAGCGCTTTCGGGCAGCCGAGGGAGACCATGCCGATTTTAGGAGCAGATCCCGCCTTCGCCTTTGATTCCAAATGGTTTTTCACTGATACACCGTACTTGTGGGGGTCGTGGCGCACCGCGCCGCGAAGGCACTATTCTACCGTGCCATGTGTCCTCGACGTCCCCTCGTCGGAATATGACCGCGACGCTGAAGTTGGTTGTGAAATGCAACACCCGGTAAAGCCGGGCCGCCGCGACGATGCCTAAGCTAATGCGGCCGTGCTGGCCGTTGCCTCGTCGTCGCCTTTCTCAACTCCGTCTGCGTCCACCGCCGCATGCCATTCGACATCCAGGCCGTGCAGCGGCACATGGACCGGAGTCTGAACTGGCGGCACCACAAAGAGATCGGCCGACGAACGCTTCTGGTGTTTGTCGGACACCCAGACGCTCCAACCTGCGTCGACCTTAAATTGAAGCTTTTTCAGACGCTTGCTGTAGCGGCGACGAGCGACAAGATCGCGCCCATTCACATGGACTCCCGAGACGTGGCCAAAACAGTAAACCGATGACGCGATCGGGAAGATAAGCGCGCTGCACAAGACATCGGTCAGCTGGAGACCGACGTGGTTGTTACTCACACCGAACGTCGGCAACTCGATCACACGGTCAAATGGATCGCCTTTCGCCCGGTACTTTTGAGTAAAAATCGAATGCGCAACCTGGTCGTTCAGTTGCGTAGTCCTAAAGTCGGCAATCACAAAACCTTGCGAGTCCTTGTGCTTCAGAAACGACTGGAAGGCCTTGCATGCATACTGCACCGATTGAGTATAGGTCTCGCGCGACTTGAACGGCATAGCTACACCCTTTATCCAGACCGACGCGAGAACCCGACAGCTGTAGCGCTCAAGCAGTCCCAACGTATCGTCGATAAACCGCAATTGCGTTCGGGCTTTATGGCCTTTCTTCCGGATCGCACTTCGAAGATCAGAGCCCTTGACCTCTTCTCGCACGTCGTCGAGTAGATGAGGCGAAGTGAACGACCCCGGGAAGTACGTGCGCTTCAACGTGAGAAACTCACGCGTGAGGAGCGGGAGCGCCTCTTGATGAACGACCAGTCCTGCGACTACAAGCAAAGGCTGAATATCCGTTTTCCTCGCGGGCAAAGGCGCACTGCATCCTGCCTCGTCGATGTAACAGATATACGACACTTTTGCCCCCGGAAATGAAAACAGCCGCTTTGAGCGGCTGTTTGGCGGCGTATCGCCGTATTTGTCGCCAGGTTGCCCCGTTCGACGATTGATTGAGCTACGGCCCAATCATTTGGAAAATGGTAAGCGCTCGACGCAGCGGCGTCAATCCCTCCGATTGGCCAACCGCCTCTACGTTTGCTCCACGAATCCCGCAGTTTTATTCTTTGGCGTGACCGCGCGAGCGCTCGAGCGCACGCCGAAACAAACACCGGATCATGCATTGTCTCGCTCGTCACGTCGCCGGCGCAGTCAACCAGCTTTGCCGCTCAACCAGCAGCTATCGCCAGCGCGACGCCAATCCAGGCGCGTCGCCCCCTACTTCTTCTCCGGCTCCGGATCCGTCTGCGGATTGGCCGGCGTAAACGGGAACGTGCTGAACATCGACTTGGCCTGATTCTGCATCTGCTCCTGCATCTGCACGAACATGTTCTTCGACTGCTCGATATAGCTGGTCATCATGCCCTGCATCATCGGCGCCTGCATGTTCATAAACTGCGACCACACCTCGGGGTTCATCGCCTTGCCTTCATACAGGTTCTTCGACTGGTCGGCGAGCTTGGCCTGAATGTCGATGAACGCCTGAATGTTCTTCTCGAGATACGTGCCCATCATCCCCTGCATCGCGTGTCCGTAGAAACGGATGATCTGCGAGAGCATCGACGACGAGAACATCGGCAAACCGCCGCTCTCTTCTTCCAGAATGATCTGCAACAGAATGGCGCGCGTCAGATCCTCGTTGCTCTTAGCATCGATGACCTTGAAATCCTCCTGGTCCAGCACGAGCTGCTTGACGTCCGTCAGCGTGATGTACGTGCTTGTCTCGGTATCGTAGAGCCGACGGTTCGGATATTTCTTGATGAGTCGTTCGGCAGTTTTCTTTGTAGTAGTGGTCATTTAACGCCTTTGAGCGCCATTGAAGCGCAGAAACGGCGCTGTCGCATCCGCAATCGGGCCATGATTGCAGATGCGAGACGCCGCCGGAAAAACCTGAACCATGTGGCGCCCCGTCTTGCGACAGAGCACCTCACGGATCAGCCCATGTGCAGACCGCCATTCAGCGAGAAATCGGCTCCCGTAGAAAAACCCGATTCGTCCGACGCGAGCCACGCTACGATCGAACCGATCTCATCCGGCTGGCCAAGACGGCGCACCGGAATCGTCGCAACGATCTTTTCCAGCACATCGGGACGGATCGACTTGACCATATCCGTGCCGATGTAGCCAGGCGAAACGGTATTGACCGTCACACCCTTGGTGGCGACTTCCTGAGCCAGCGACATCGTGAAACCGTGAATGCCGGCCTTTGCCGTCGAGTAGTTGGTTTGCCCGAACTGGCCCTTCTGCCCGTTCACCGACGAGATGTTGATCACGCGCCCAAAGCCGCGCTCGACCATACCATCGATCACCTGCTTGGTGACGTTGAACAGACTCGTCAGGTTGGTGTCGATTACCGCCGTCCAGTCTTCATGCGTCATCTTGCGGAACACGACGTCGCGCGTGATGCCCGCGTTGTTGACCAGCACGTCGATTTCGCCGACTTCGGCCTTCACCTTGTCAAACGCCGCCCGCGTCGATTCCCAGTCGCCCACATTGCCTTCCGAGGCGATGAAGTCGAAACCGAGTGCCTTCTGCTCTTCGAGCCATTTGACCCGGCGTGGCGAGTTCGGGCCACAGCCTGCGACGACCTTGAAGCCTTCCTTATGAAGACGTTGGCAAATGCTCGTGCCGATGCCGCCCATCCCGCCCGTTACATACGCAATTCGCTGTGCCATAAACCACACTCCATTATCGTTTTTCCGAGGCGCCGACCGGCAGCCTCTTTCCTCGCCTTTACTGCATCATCTCCGCTGCCGCCGGGCGACCGGCCGGCGAGGCCGTCATACACCGCGCGCCGCTTCACCCCTCACCGCGGATGAAGCGCCCGCGCGGCAATCCTGCTCCGGGCAGGCGCGCTCAGAACCGCTCGACTGCCAGCGCCACGCCCATGCCGCCGCCGATACACAGCGACGCCAGCCCCTTCTTCGCATCTCGCTTCTGCATTTCGTGCAGCAGCGTGACGAGAATCCGGCAACCGG
It encodes:
- the rimO gene encoding 30S ribosomal protein S12 methylthiotransferase RimO, whose protein sequence is MVSLGCPKALVDSEQIITQLRAEGYEISGTYDGADLVVVNTCGFIDEAVQESLDAIGEALSENGKVIVTGCLGAKKSASGSGLIEEVHPKVLAVTGPHALGEVMQAVHNHLPKPHDPFVDLVPAAGVKLTPRHYAYLKISEGCNHRCTFCIIPSMRGDLVSRPVADVMLEAENLFKSGVKELLVISQDTSAYGVDVKYRTGFWNGKPIKTRMTDLVGALGELAAQYGAWVRLHYVYPYPSVDEVIPMMAEGPFKGHVLPYLDVPFQHAHPEVLKRMKRPANAEKVLERVRAWREMCPDLTIRSTFIAGFPGETEEHFQTLLDFIREAELDRVGCFAYSPVEGATANELDGALPDEVREERRARFMEVAEEVSAKRIARKVGKTLKVLVDEINTDGGIGRTAADAPEIDGVVYIAPTTKASKRYKVGDFVSVKISGADGHDLWGEV
- a CDS encoding cystathionine beta-lyase, with the translated sequence MTQSKPKRSLQTRIVRAEDQVTPGFESLSVPVARASTVVFPDLAAMRACDWRNDGQWRYGLHATPTSLVLAQRLAAIEGGNHALLQPSGLSAISNVYFGLVKAGDDVLIPDNVYSPNREHGDWLARDFGITARYYDPLIGAGIADLIQPNTRLIWLEAPGSVTMEVPDIRAITAAARARNVITAIDNTWSAGLAFRPFDHGVDISLQALTKYQSGGGDVLMGATITVDRDVHLKLKAARMRMGIGVSADDCSLILRSLPSMRVRFEQHDRSALALAKWLKTRPEIAAVLHPAFADCPGHEVYERDFTGAGGLFSVVFDGRYTPAQIDTFCESLELFSIGWSWGGAHSLVVPYDIASMRTAAQWPHQGTLVRFYIGLEEEADLRADIEQSLSTLA
- a CDS encoding sugar kinase — encoded protein: MPTSASPAVLALGEAMVEFNQASKDEPNYLQGFGGDTSNFCVAAARQGTTAGFVSAVGDDHFGRLLLDLWQCESVATSMVKVDSHAPTGVYFVSHGPDGHQFDYLRAGSAASRYAPRDLPLDAIAAAQVVHLSGISLAISVSACDAALAAIGHARANGVRVSFDTNLRLKLWPLARARAVMAEAIRYTDICLPSWDDVTELTGLTGRDEIVDYLLALGPRVVALKLGKQGAYVATPDERRLVPGHVVNAVDATGAGDCFGGAFIARIVAGDDPFAAARYANVAAALSTQGYGAVAPIPHRAVVEQALAEAV
- the serB gene encoding phosphoserine phosphatase SerB, with protein sequence MNLVIQSPAPLSADHHKTLIALARGSRATVIDAYAIRIADANPAQRADLEVYCDTHSLDFAFVEPNRHLRDFGLVAMDMDSTLITIECIDEIADFCGLKAEVAAITEASMRGEIKDFNESLTRRVALLKGLDASALERVYDERLRLSPGAEQMLAGAKAAGLKTLLVSGGFTFFTDRLKARLGLDFSHANTLEIVDGKLTGKVTGEIVNADVKARTLRETCAKLGIDPNRAIAMGDGSNDLKMMAEAGLSVAFRAKPVVREAASVAFNHVGLDGVLRLF
- a CDS encoding 3-ketoacyl-ACP reductase — encoded protein: MAQRIAYVTGGMGGIGTSICQRLHKEGFKVVAGCGPNSPRRVKWLEEQKALGFDFIASEGNVGDWESTRAAFDKVKAEVGEIDVLVNNAGITRDVVFRKMTHEDWTAVIDTNLTSLFNVTKQVIDGMVERGFGRVINISSVNGQKGQFGQTNYSTAKAGIHGFTMSLAQEVATKGVTVNTVSPGYIGTDMVKSIRPDVLEKIVATIPVRRLGQPDEIGSIVAWLASDESGFSTGADFSLNGGLHMG
- the phaR gene encoding polyhydroxyalkanoate synthesis repressor PhaR — its product is MTTTTKKTAERLIKKYPNRRLYDTETSTYITLTDVKQLVLDQEDFKVIDAKSNEDLTRAILLQIILEEESGGLPMFSSSMLSQIIRFYGHAMQGMMGTYLEKNIQAFIDIQAKLADQSKNLYEGKAMNPEVWSQFMNMQAPMMQGMMTSYIEQSKNMFVQMQEQMQNQAKSMFSTFPFTPANPQTDPEPEKK
- a CDS encoding DUF3800 domain-containing protein; translated protein: MSYICYIDEAGCSAPLPARKTDIQPLLVVAGLVVHQEALPLLTREFLTLKRTYFPGSFTSPHLLDDVREEVKGSDLRSAIRKKGHKARTQLRFIDDTLGLLERYSCRVLASVWIKGVAMPFKSRETYTQSVQYACKAFQSFLKHKDSQGFVIADFRTTQLNDQVAHSIFTQKYRAKGDPFDRVIELPTFGVSNNHVGLQLTDVLCSALIFPIASSVYCFGHVSGVHVNGRDLVARRRYSKRLKKLQFKVDAGWSVWVSDKHQKRSSADLFVVPPVQTPVHVPLHGLDVEWHAAVDADGVEKGDDEATASTAALA
- the bktB gene encoding beta-ketothiolase BktB, producing MQRDVVVISGVRTAIGDFGGSLKDFSPTDLGARVVREVLSRAKVSGDEVGHVVFGNVVHTEPKDMYLARVAALNGGVAQHTPALTVNRLCGSGLQAIVSAAQSVLLGDADIAIGGGAENMSRAPYVMPAARFGQRMGDARLVDMMLGALNDPFQGIHMGVTAENVAQKYGITREAQDALALESHRRAAHAIANGYFKEQILPVTIASKKGDVVFEQDEHVRVNPSAEDFAKLKPVFAKENGSVTAGNASGINDAAAAVVLMERSVAEQRGVQPLARLVAYAHAGVDPAYMGIGPVPATRKVLERAGLTVADLDVIEANEAFAAQACAVSNELGLDPAKVNPNGSGISLGHPIGATGALITVKALYELQRTRGRYALVTMCIGGGQGIAAIFERI